Proteins co-encoded in one Drosophila gunungcola strain Sukarami unplaced genomic scaffold, Dgunungcola_SK_2 000057F, whole genome shotgun sequence genomic window:
- the LOC128264064 gene encoding cytospin-A isoform X1 encodes MIKLKSLFRRGQGTSSSNSSNSSHKQQQHSSNNNRQKSQSSTSLNTAHEQQQQQQQQQQQQQQHHNNTAATTKFYAHQEAASYERGVDVGDEEALLLNNQQQQQRRQQQQQLQQQQQQQLQSNTLPQKKSKLKGQKQPKQLPVQQQHSNASELQQQQPPLMTSLAAVPQSAATGNSSSNINNNNALAALQDGGAAAAAAADFYQQLAAAATATSANGSNPSSDSPANAFPAAAAAVAVAAVAASSYQQQQQHQQQLINNEQQQQQLLEANNKMQELQKQLERSGSEQLQLETRITELLPYQSEVARLKGDLVKMQSLQEKTQMEIGNLKYENESLRNRLRDVVNSPLSDAEKHQIIQDSQRLHSSAPASIALPSTNDAHDGTPCLTPDWDKQSSSSEISVACLQDKIIQMEETHYSTNEELQATLQELADLQTQLTDTQTENERLAEEKDVLFQSLCRQTEKLNESRTQISTLQELLLRDSKPAASEVSVSEREQKLLDLIKTSQEEREAVLLKQEELGAELAELKQAREAGQQEQQRQRERIALLDSQLDAANAERRQGEAQFSQAKEEISQRAIEISRLSTLLENARSKIEELEADLARGDKTDLSDVLDVARKEKDALEERVAELQDQCSRSQAELRRLREQLSGLTEECKVVKNNAKCAVSHLEYRLEQLQRDKDKIAGEWQALEERVAELQVQCKCHQEDKAQLQSLLGETQRHLGDVQLQLGESECRLDQETQLRRKEAEEWQQFQADLLMTVRVANDFKTEALSAREQLVLDNKTQKEKIRLLEQQLEKLTKQPELQQSETPQAVLSTVQREMEMATRRSKLSFSRQDSRLSVKTLIESIENNKAQGKADEAESHYSSTSSLNSGTPELGTTPIIFPPSSDWHESLRLPVLQSSNLHVNVGNQAGTGTGANISAGSGGGPASTTKATLPLRDQQQQQQQTAITTPQSQIQSQIQIQNVSQPSTPATPSSAGSSSSSGLPFGNVSKSFISGERKDPLNMLAKNGGSKRNALLKWCQNKTVGYRNIDITNFSSSWNDGLAFCAILHSYLPDRIPYDQLSPANKRRNFSLAFAAAESVGIGTTLNINDMCQIERPDWMQVMSYVTAIYKYFET; translated from the exons ATGATCAAACTGAAATCATTGTTCCGCAGAGGACAGGGCACCTCCAGCTCCAACTCCTCCAATTCTTCGcacaaacagcagcagcactccTCCAACAACAATCGCCAGAAGTCGCAGTCGAGCACTTCATTGAATACCGCCcacgagcagcagcaacagcagcagcaacagcaacagcaacaacaacagcatcaCAACAACACCGCAGCAACGACAAAATTCTACGCCCACCAGGAGGCGGCCAGCTACGAAAGGGGCGTGGATGTGGGCGATGAGGAGGCGCTGCTGCTGAAcaaccaacagcagcaacagcggcgacaacagcaacagcagttgcagcaacaacagcagcagcagctacagAGCAACACCTTGCCCCAAAAGAAATCCAAGCTTAAGGGACAAAAACAGCCAAAGCAATTGccagtgcagcagcaacacagcAATGCAAGTGagctacagcagcagcagcctccaCTGATGACTTCCCTGGCAGCCGTGCCGCAGTCAGCAGCGActggcaacagcagcagcaacatcaataaCAACAACGCATTGGCCGCGCTGCAGGATGGTggcgctgctgccgccgctgcagcAGATTTCTACCAGCAactagcagcagcagcaacagcaacatcggcCAACGGCAGCAACCCCAGTTCGGATAGTCCGGCCAACGCATTtcccgcagcagcagcagccgttgctgttgccgctgtggCAGCCAGCAGttatcagcaacagcagcaacatcaacagcaactaATCAACAAcgaacagcagcaacagcaactctTAGAG GCTAACAACAAAATGCAGGAGCTGCAAAAGCAGCTGGAGAGATCGGGAAGCGAGCAACTGCAGCTGGAGACACGCATCACGGAGCTGCTGCCATACCAAAGCGAGGTGGCCAGGCTGAAGGGCGATCTGGTTAAGATGCAG AGTCTACAGGAAAAGACCCAGATGGAGATCGGCAACCTGAAATACGAGAACGAATCTCTGCGCAATCGGCTGCGGGACGTTGTGAACTCGCCGCTGTCGGATGCGGAGAAGCACCAGATCATCCAAGACTCGCAGCGGCTGCACAGCTCTGCGCCCGCCTCGATAGCTCTGCCCAGT ACAAACGATGCGCATGATGGCACACCCTGCCTCACGCCCGACTGGGACAAACAGTCATCCTCCAGCGAGATTTCTGTAGCCTGCCTGCAGGACAAGATCATTCAGATGGAGGAGACACACTACTCCACCAACGAGGAACTACAGGCTACTCTGCAGGAGTTGGCCGACTTGCAAACCCAGTTGACGGACACGCAGACGGAGAACGAGCGTCTCGCCGAGGAGAAGGATGTGCTCTTCCAGTCACTTTGCCGGCAAACCGAGAAGCTGAATGAATCGCGCACGCAGATTAGTACACTGCAGGAGCTGCTCCTGCGGGATTCCAAACCGGCTGCCTCCGAAGTCAGTGTTTCGGAGCGGGAGCAAAAGCTTCTGGATTTGATCAAGACATCCCAGGAGGAGCGTGAGGCTGTTTTGCTCAAGCAGGAGGAACTTGGAGCTGAGTTGGCGGAGCTGAAGCAAGCGCGGGAAGCCGgccagcaggagcagcagcgcCAGAGGGAGCGTATTGCCCTGCTAGACTCCCAGCTCGATGCGGCCAATGCGGAGCGACGGCAAGGAGAGGCTCAGTTCTCACAGGCCAAGGAGGAGATCTCGCAGCGGGCCATCGAAATAAGTCGCTTAAGCACACTGCTGGAGAATGCGCGCTCTAAGATCGAGGAGCTGGAAGCCGATTTGGCCAGGGGTGACAAGACAGACCTAAGCGATGTGCTGGATGTGGCCAGAAAAGAGAAGGATGCCCTGGAAGAGCGTGTGGCCGAGCTGCAGGATCAGTGCTCGCGCAGCCAAGCTGAGCTAAGAAGACTTCGCGAGCAGCTCTCCGGCTTGACCGAGGAGTGCAAGGTGGTTAAGAACAATGCCAAGTGTGCGGTCTCCCACCTCGAATATCGCTTGGAGCAGCTCCAACGGGACAAGGACAAAATAGCTGGCGAGTGGCAGGCGCTAGAGGAACGCGTGGCCGAACTGCAGGTGCAGTGCAAGTGCCACCAGGAGGACAAGGCCCAGCTGCAGTCCCTGCTAGGCGAGACCCAGCGTCATTTGGGCGATGTACAACTACAGCTGGGCGAGTCGGAGTGCCGGCTCGACCAGGAGACACAGCTGCGACGCAAGGAGGCCGAGGAGTGGCAGCAGTTCCAGGCCGATCTCCTTATGACGGTGCGCGTGGCCAATGACTTCAAGACTGAGGCGCTCAGCGCCCGGGAGCAACTCGTGCTCGACAACAAGACGCAAAAGGAGAAGATCAGACTGCTAGAGCAGCAGCTCGAAAAGCTCACCAAGCAGC CAGAACTGCAGCAGTCGGAGACTCCGCAGGCGGTGCTGTCCACAGTCCAGCGTGAGATGGAGATGGCCACGCGGCGCAGCAAGCTGAGCTTCAGCCGACAGGACTCGCGACTCTCCGTCAAAACGCTCATCGAGAGCATTGAGAATAACAAGGCG CAGGGCAAAGCCGACGAGGCGGAATCCCACTACAGTTCAACGTCCAGCCTCAACAGCGGCACTCCGGAACTGGGAACTACGCCCATTATCTTTCCCCCGTCCAGTGATTGGCATGAAAGC CTTCGCCTGCCTGTGCTGCAGAGCAGCAACCTGCACGTGAATGTGGGCAATCAAGCGGGCACCGGAACGGGAGCTAATATTTCGGCTGGCAGCGGGGGAGGACCAGCTAGCACTACCAAAGCCACATTGCCGCTGCGcgatcaacagcagcagcagcaacagactGCGATAACAACGCCCCAAAGCCAGATCCAGTCCCAGATTCAGATCCAGAACGTTTCCCAGCCTTCGACGCCGGCCACGCCCAGCAGTGCgggtagcagcagcagcagtgggcTGCCATTTGGCAATGTCTCAAAGTCTTTTATAAGCG GCGAACGCAAGGACCCGCTGAACATGCTGGCCAAGAACGGAGGCTCGAAGCGTAACGCCCTGCTGAAGTGGTGCCAGAATAAGACAGTGGGCTACCGCAACATCGACATCACCAACTTCAGCTCGTCGTGGAACGATGGCCTGGCCTTCTGTGCGATCTTGCACTCGTATTTACCGGATCGCATTCCGTACGATCAACTGAGTCCGGCCAACAAGCGGCGCAACTTTTCGTTGGCATTTGCGGCTGCCGAGTCCGTGGGAATTGGCACCACCCTG AACATCAATGATATGTGTCAGATCGAACGACCCGACTGGATGCAGGTGATGTCCTATGTGACGGCTATCTACAAGTACTTTGAGACCTAG
- the LOC128264064 gene encoding cytospin-A isoform X4: MIKLKSLFRRGQGTSSSNSSNSSHKQQQHSSNNNRQKSQSSTSLNTAHEQQQQQQQQQQQQQQHHNNTAATTKFYAHQEAASYERGVDVGDEEALLLNNQQQQQRRQQQQQLQQQQQQQLQSNTLPQKKSKLKGQKQPKQLPVQQQHSNASELQQQQPPLMTSLAAVPQSAATGNSSSNINNNNALAALQDGGAAAAAAADFYQQLAAAATATSANGSNPSSDSPANAFPAAAAAVAVAAVAASSYQQQQQHQQQLINNEQQQQQLLEANNKMQELQKQLERSGSEQLQLETRITELLPYQSEVARLKGDLVKMQSLQEKTQMEIGNLKYENESLRNRLRDVVNSPLSDAEKHQIIQDSQRLHSSAPASIALPSTNDAHDGTPCLTPDWDKQSSSSEISVACLQDKIIQMEETHYSTNEELQATLQELADLQTQLTDTQTENERLAEEKDVLFQSLCRQTEKLNESRTQISTLQELLLRDSKPAASEVSVSEREQKLLDLIKTSQEEREAVLLKQEELGAELAELKQAREAGQQEQQRQRERIALLDSQLDAANAERRQGEAQFSQAKEEISQRAIEISRLSTLLENARSKIEELEADLARGDKTDLSDVLDVARKEKDALEERVAELQDQCSRSQAELRRLREQLSGLTEECKVVKNNAKCAVSHLEYRLEQLQRDKDKIAGEWQALEERVAELQVQCKCHQEDKAQLQSLLGETQRHLGDVQLQLGESECRLDQETQLRRKEAEEWQQFQADLLMTVRVANDFKTEALSAREQLVLDNKTQKEKIRLLEQQLEKLTKQQLQQSETPQAVLSTVQREMEMATRRSKLSFSRQDSRLSVKTLIESIENNKAGKADEAESHYSSTSSLNSGTPELGTTPIIFPPSSDWHESLRLPVLQSSNLHVNVGNQAGTGTGANISAGSGGGPASTTKATLPLRDQQQQQQQTAITTPQSQIQSQIQIQNVSQPSTPATPSSAGSSSSSGLPFGNVSKSFISGERKDPLNMLAKNGGSKRNALLKWCQNKTVGYRNIDITNFSSSWNDGLAFCAILHSYLPDRIPYDQLSPANKRRNFSLAFAAAESVGIGTTLNINDMCQIERPDWMQVMSYVTAIYKYFET, from the exons ATGATCAAACTGAAATCATTGTTCCGCAGAGGACAGGGCACCTCCAGCTCCAACTCCTCCAATTCTTCGcacaaacagcagcagcactccTCCAACAACAATCGCCAGAAGTCGCAGTCGAGCACTTCATTGAATACCGCCcacgagcagcagcaacagcagcagcaacagcaacagcaacaacaacagcatcaCAACAACACCGCAGCAACGACAAAATTCTACGCCCACCAGGAGGCGGCCAGCTACGAAAGGGGCGTGGATGTGGGCGATGAGGAGGCGCTGCTGCTGAAcaaccaacagcagcaacagcggcgacaacagcaacagcagttgcagcaacaacagcagcagcagctacagAGCAACACCTTGCCCCAAAAGAAATCCAAGCTTAAGGGACAAAAACAGCCAAAGCAATTGccagtgcagcagcaacacagcAATGCAAGTGagctacagcagcagcagcctccaCTGATGACTTCCCTGGCAGCCGTGCCGCAGTCAGCAGCGActggcaacagcagcagcaacatcaataaCAACAACGCATTGGCCGCGCTGCAGGATGGTggcgctgctgccgccgctgcagcAGATTTCTACCAGCAactagcagcagcagcaacagcaacatcggcCAACGGCAGCAACCCCAGTTCGGATAGTCCGGCCAACGCATTtcccgcagcagcagcagccgttgctgttgccgctgtggCAGCCAGCAGttatcagcaacagcagcaacatcaacagcaactaATCAACAAcgaacagcagcaacagcaactctTAGAG GCTAACAACAAAATGCAGGAGCTGCAAAAGCAGCTGGAGAGATCGGGAAGCGAGCAACTGCAGCTGGAGACACGCATCACGGAGCTGCTGCCATACCAAAGCGAGGTGGCCAGGCTGAAGGGCGATCTGGTTAAGATGCAG AGTCTACAGGAAAAGACCCAGATGGAGATCGGCAACCTGAAATACGAGAACGAATCTCTGCGCAATCGGCTGCGGGACGTTGTGAACTCGCCGCTGTCGGATGCGGAGAAGCACCAGATCATCCAAGACTCGCAGCGGCTGCACAGCTCTGCGCCCGCCTCGATAGCTCTGCCCAGT ACAAACGATGCGCATGATGGCACACCCTGCCTCACGCCCGACTGGGACAAACAGTCATCCTCCAGCGAGATTTCTGTAGCCTGCCTGCAGGACAAGATCATTCAGATGGAGGAGACACACTACTCCACCAACGAGGAACTACAGGCTACTCTGCAGGAGTTGGCCGACTTGCAAACCCAGTTGACGGACACGCAGACGGAGAACGAGCGTCTCGCCGAGGAGAAGGATGTGCTCTTCCAGTCACTTTGCCGGCAAACCGAGAAGCTGAATGAATCGCGCACGCAGATTAGTACACTGCAGGAGCTGCTCCTGCGGGATTCCAAACCGGCTGCCTCCGAAGTCAGTGTTTCGGAGCGGGAGCAAAAGCTTCTGGATTTGATCAAGACATCCCAGGAGGAGCGTGAGGCTGTTTTGCTCAAGCAGGAGGAACTTGGAGCTGAGTTGGCGGAGCTGAAGCAAGCGCGGGAAGCCGgccagcaggagcagcagcgcCAGAGGGAGCGTATTGCCCTGCTAGACTCCCAGCTCGATGCGGCCAATGCGGAGCGACGGCAAGGAGAGGCTCAGTTCTCACAGGCCAAGGAGGAGATCTCGCAGCGGGCCATCGAAATAAGTCGCTTAAGCACACTGCTGGAGAATGCGCGCTCTAAGATCGAGGAGCTGGAAGCCGATTTGGCCAGGGGTGACAAGACAGACCTAAGCGATGTGCTGGATGTGGCCAGAAAAGAGAAGGATGCCCTGGAAGAGCGTGTGGCCGAGCTGCAGGATCAGTGCTCGCGCAGCCAAGCTGAGCTAAGAAGACTTCGCGAGCAGCTCTCCGGCTTGACCGAGGAGTGCAAGGTGGTTAAGAACAATGCCAAGTGTGCGGTCTCCCACCTCGAATATCGCTTGGAGCAGCTCCAACGGGACAAGGACAAAATAGCTGGCGAGTGGCAGGCGCTAGAGGAACGCGTGGCCGAACTGCAGGTGCAGTGCAAGTGCCACCAGGAGGACAAGGCCCAGCTGCAGTCCCTGCTAGGCGAGACCCAGCGTCATTTGGGCGATGTACAACTACAGCTGGGCGAGTCGGAGTGCCGGCTCGACCAGGAGACACAGCTGCGACGCAAGGAGGCCGAGGAGTGGCAGCAGTTCCAGGCCGATCTCCTTATGACGGTGCGCGTGGCCAATGACTTCAAGACTGAGGCGCTCAGCGCCCGGGAGCAACTCGTGCTCGACAACAAGACGCAAAAGGAGAAGATCAGACTGCTAGAGCAGCAGCTCGAAAAGCTCACCAAGCAGC AACTGCAGCAGTCGGAGACTCCGCAGGCGGTGCTGTCCACAGTCCAGCGTGAGATGGAGATGGCCACGCGGCGCAGCAAGCTGAGCTTCAGCCGACAGGACTCGCGACTCTCCGTCAAAACGCTCATCGAGAGCATTGAGAATAACAAGGCG GGCAAAGCCGACGAGGCGGAATCCCACTACAGTTCAACGTCCAGCCTCAACAGCGGCACTCCGGAACTGGGAACTACGCCCATTATCTTTCCCCCGTCCAGTGATTGGCATGAAAGC CTTCGCCTGCCTGTGCTGCAGAGCAGCAACCTGCACGTGAATGTGGGCAATCAAGCGGGCACCGGAACGGGAGCTAATATTTCGGCTGGCAGCGGGGGAGGACCAGCTAGCACTACCAAAGCCACATTGCCGCTGCGcgatcaacagcagcagcagcaacagactGCGATAACAACGCCCCAAAGCCAGATCCAGTCCCAGATTCAGATCCAGAACGTTTCCCAGCCTTCGACGCCGGCCACGCCCAGCAGTGCgggtagcagcagcagcagtgggcTGCCATTTGGCAATGTCTCAAAGTCTTTTATAAGCG GCGAACGCAAGGACCCGCTGAACATGCTGGCCAAGAACGGAGGCTCGAAGCGTAACGCCCTGCTGAAGTGGTGCCAGAATAAGACAGTGGGCTACCGCAACATCGACATCACCAACTTCAGCTCGTCGTGGAACGATGGCCTGGCCTTCTGTGCGATCTTGCACTCGTATTTACCGGATCGCATTCCGTACGATCAACTGAGTCCGGCCAACAAGCGGCGCAACTTTTCGTTGGCATTTGCGGCTGCCGAGTCCGTGGGAATTGGCACCACCCTG AACATCAATGATATGTGTCAGATCGAACGACCCGACTGGATGCAGGTGATGTCCTATGTGACGGCTATCTACAAGTACTTTGAGACCTAG
- the LOC128264064 gene encoding cytospin-A isoform X3, which yields MIKLKSLFRRGQGTSSSNSSNSSHKQQQHSSNNNRQKSQSSTSLNTAHEQQQQQQQQQQQQQQHHNNTAATTKFYAHQEAASYERGVDVGDEEALLLNNQQQQQRRQQQQQLQQQQQQQLQSNTLPQKKSKLKGQKQPKQLPVQQQHSNASELQQQQPPLMTSLAAVPQSAATGNSSSNINNNNALAALQDGGAAAAAAADFYQQLAAAATATSANGSNPSSDSPANAFPAAAAAVAVAAVAASSYQQQQQHQQQLINNEQQQQQLLEANNKMQELQKQLERSGSEQLQLETRITELLPYQSEVARLKGDLVKMQSLQEKTQMEIGNLKYENESLRNRLRDVVNSPLSDAEKHQIIQDSQRLHSSAPASIALPSTNDAHDGTPCLTPDWDKQSSSSEISVACLQDKIIQMEETHYSTNEELQATLQELADLQTQLTDTQTENERLAEEKDVLFQSLCRQTEKLNESRTQISTLQELLLRDSKPAASEVSVSEREQKLLDLIKTSQEEREAVLLKQEELGAELAELKQAREAGQQEQQRQRERIALLDSQLDAANAERRQGEAQFSQAKEEISQRAIEISRLSTLLENARSKIEELEADLARGDKTDLSDVLDVARKEKDALEERVAELQDQCSRSQAELRRLREQLSGLTEECKVVKNNAKCAVSHLEYRLEQLQRDKDKIAGEWQALEERVAELQVQCKCHQEDKAQLQSLLGETQRHLGDVQLQLGESECRLDQETQLRRKEAEEWQQFQADLLMTVRVANDFKTEALSAREQLVLDNKTQKEKIRLLEQQLEKLTKQPELQQSETPQAVLSTVQREMEMATRRSKLSFSRQDSRLSVKTLIESIENNKAGKADEAESHYSSTSSLNSGTPELGTTPIIFPPSSDWHESLRLPVLQSSNLHVNVGNQAGTGTGANISAGSGGGPASTTKATLPLRDQQQQQQQTAITTPQSQIQSQIQIQNVSQPSTPATPSSAGSSSSSGLPFGNVSKSFISGERKDPLNMLAKNGGSKRNALLKWCQNKTVGYRNIDITNFSSSWNDGLAFCAILHSYLPDRIPYDQLSPANKRRNFSLAFAAAESVGIGTTLNINDMCQIERPDWMQVMSYVTAIYKYFET from the exons ATGATCAAACTGAAATCATTGTTCCGCAGAGGACAGGGCACCTCCAGCTCCAACTCCTCCAATTCTTCGcacaaacagcagcagcactccTCCAACAACAATCGCCAGAAGTCGCAGTCGAGCACTTCATTGAATACCGCCcacgagcagcagcaacagcagcagcaacagcaacagcaacaacaacagcatcaCAACAACACCGCAGCAACGACAAAATTCTACGCCCACCAGGAGGCGGCCAGCTACGAAAGGGGCGTGGATGTGGGCGATGAGGAGGCGCTGCTGCTGAAcaaccaacagcagcaacagcggcgacaacagcaacagcagttgcagcaacaacagcagcagcagctacagAGCAACACCTTGCCCCAAAAGAAATCCAAGCTTAAGGGACAAAAACAGCCAAAGCAATTGccagtgcagcagcaacacagcAATGCAAGTGagctacagcagcagcagcctccaCTGATGACTTCCCTGGCAGCCGTGCCGCAGTCAGCAGCGActggcaacagcagcagcaacatcaataaCAACAACGCATTGGCCGCGCTGCAGGATGGTggcgctgctgccgccgctgcagcAGATTTCTACCAGCAactagcagcagcagcaacagcaacatcggcCAACGGCAGCAACCCCAGTTCGGATAGTCCGGCCAACGCATTtcccgcagcagcagcagccgttgctgttgccgctgtggCAGCCAGCAGttatcagcaacagcagcaacatcaacagcaactaATCAACAAcgaacagcagcaacagcaactctTAGAG GCTAACAACAAAATGCAGGAGCTGCAAAAGCAGCTGGAGAGATCGGGAAGCGAGCAACTGCAGCTGGAGACACGCATCACGGAGCTGCTGCCATACCAAAGCGAGGTGGCCAGGCTGAAGGGCGATCTGGTTAAGATGCAG AGTCTACAGGAAAAGACCCAGATGGAGATCGGCAACCTGAAATACGAGAACGAATCTCTGCGCAATCGGCTGCGGGACGTTGTGAACTCGCCGCTGTCGGATGCGGAGAAGCACCAGATCATCCAAGACTCGCAGCGGCTGCACAGCTCTGCGCCCGCCTCGATAGCTCTGCCCAGT ACAAACGATGCGCATGATGGCACACCCTGCCTCACGCCCGACTGGGACAAACAGTCATCCTCCAGCGAGATTTCTGTAGCCTGCCTGCAGGACAAGATCATTCAGATGGAGGAGACACACTACTCCACCAACGAGGAACTACAGGCTACTCTGCAGGAGTTGGCCGACTTGCAAACCCAGTTGACGGACACGCAGACGGAGAACGAGCGTCTCGCCGAGGAGAAGGATGTGCTCTTCCAGTCACTTTGCCGGCAAACCGAGAAGCTGAATGAATCGCGCACGCAGATTAGTACACTGCAGGAGCTGCTCCTGCGGGATTCCAAACCGGCTGCCTCCGAAGTCAGTGTTTCGGAGCGGGAGCAAAAGCTTCTGGATTTGATCAAGACATCCCAGGAGGAGCGTGAGGCTGTTTTGCTCAAGCAGGAGGAACTTGGAGCTGAGTTGGCGGAGCTGAAGCAAGCGCGGGAAGCCGgccagcaggagcagcagcgcCAGAGGGAGCGTATTGCCCTGCTAGACTCCCAGCTCGATGCGGCCAATGCGGAGCGACGGCAAGGAGAGGCTCAGTTCTCACAGGCCAAGGAGGAGATCTCGCAGCGGGCCATCGAAATAAGTCGCTTAAGCACACTGCTGGAGAATGCGCGCTCTAAGATCGAGGAGCTGGAAGCCGATTTGGCCAGGGGTGACAAGACAGACCTAAGCGATGTGCTGGATGTGGCCAGAAAAGAGAAGGATGCCCTGGAAGAGCGTGTGGCCGAGCTGCAGGATCAGTGCTCGCGCAGCCAAGCTGAGCTAAGAAGACTTCGCGAGCAGCTCTCCGGCTTGACCGAGGAGTGCAAGGTGGTTAAGAACAATGCCAAGTGTGCGGTCTCCCACCTCGAATATCGCTTGGAGCAGCTCCAACGGGACAAGGACAAAATAGCTGGCGAGTGGCAGGCGCTAGAGGAACGCGTGGCCGAACTGCAGGTGCAGTGCAAGTGCCACCAGGAGGACAAGGCCCAGCTGCAGTCCCTGCTAGGCGAGACCCAGCGTCATTTGGGCGATGTACAACTACAGCTGGGCGAGTCGGAGTGCCGGCTCGACCAGGAGACACAGCTGCGACGCAAGGAGGCCGAGGAGTGGCAGCAGTTCCAGGCCGATCTCCTTATGACGGTGCGCGTGGCCAATGACTTCAAGACTGAGGCGCTCAGCGCCCGGGAGCAACTCGTGCTCGACAACAAGACGCAAAAGGAGAAGATCAGACTGCTAGAGCAGCAGCTCGAAAAGCTCACCAAGCAGC CAGAACTGCAGCAGTCGGAGACTCCGCAGGCGGTGCTGTCCACAGTCCAGCGTGAGATGGAGATGGCCACGCGGCGCAGCAAGCTGAGCTTCAGCCGACAGGACTCGCGACTCTCCGTCAAAACGCTCATCGAGAGCATTGAGAATAACAAGGCG GGCAAAGCCGACGAGGCGGAATCCCACTACAGTTCAACGTCCAGCCTCAACAGCGGCACTCCGGAACTGGGAACTACGCCCATTATCTTTCCCCCGTCCAGTGATTGGCATGAAAGC CTTCGCCTGCCTGTGCTGCAGAGCAGCAACCTGCACGTGAATGTGGGCAATCAAGCGGGCACCGGAACGGGAGCTAATATTTCGGCTGGCAGCGGGGGAGGACCAGCTAGCACTACCAAAGCCACATTGCCGCTGCGcgatcaacagcagcagcagcaacagactGCGATAACAACGCCCCAAAGCCAGATCCAGTCCCAGATTCAGATCCAGAACGTTTCCCAGCCTTCGACGCCGGCCACGCCCAGCAGTGCgggtagcagcagcagcagtgggcTGCCATTTGGCAATGTCTCAAAGTCTTTTATAAGCG GCGAACGCAAGGACCCGCTGAACATGCTGGCCAAGAACGGAGGCTCGAAGCGTAACGCCCTGCTGAAGTGGTGCCAGAATAAGACAGTGGGCTACCGCAACATCGACATCACCAACTTCAGCTCGTCGTGGAACGATGGCCTGGCCTTCTGTGCGATCTTGCACTCGTATTTACCGGATCGCATTCCGTACGATCAACTGAGTCCGGCCAACAAGCGGCGCAACTTTTCGTTGGCATTTGCGGCTGCCGAGTCCGTGGGAATTGGCACCACCCTG AACATCAATGATATGTGTCAGATCGAACGACCCGACTGGATGCAGGTGATGTCCTATGTGACGGCTATCTACAAGTACTTTGAGACCTAG